A genomic segment from Triticum dicoccoides isolate Atlit2015 ecotype Zavitan chromosome 1A, WEW_v2.0, whole genome shotgun sequence encodes:
- the LOC119276397 gene encoding uncharacterized protein LOC119276397, translating to MEKVTQESEQQAWQGAVEALLPSTPAAAAWPHLASFCALHRYLSGVDVCERVAGEDGHPGCVRYVASRAAPAPGEEDQDQHEAAPAAIATWAREELLELDDAARRLSYAVVGSNMGFGRYVATMMVVEEETEAAGCKLVWEFECEPVQGWSRDGLVGYLETTVKGMAARIVEAAAD from the coding sequence ATGGAGAAGGTGACACAGGAGTCTGAGCAGCAGGCATGGCAGGGTGCGGTGGAGGCCCTCCTCCCGTCCACGCCCGCCGCCGCAGCGTGGCCCCACCTTGCCAGCTTCTGCGCGCTGCACCGGTATCTCTCCGGCGTCGACGTCTGCGAGCGCGTGGCCGGGGAGGACGGCCACCCTGGCTGCGTGCGCTACGTCGCCTCCCGCGCGGCGCCTGCGCCGGGAGAGGAGGACCAGGACCAGCACGAGGCGGCGCCTGCCGCGATCGCGACATGGGCCCGCGAAGAGCTGCTCGAGCTGGATGATGCCGCGCGCCGGCTGAGCTACGCCGTAGTTGGCAGCAACATGGGGTTCGGCCGCTACGTCGCCACCATGATGGTTGTCGAGGAGGAGACGGAGGCGGCGGGTTGCAAGCTCGTGTGGGAGTTCGAGTGCGAGCCTGTGCAGGGCTGGAGCAGGGACGGGCTCGTCGGCTACCTCGAGACCACCGTCAAGGGCATGGCTGCGCGGATCGTGGAGGCCGCCGCCGATTAA